In Streptomyces sp. NBC_00306, a single genomic region encodes these proteins:
- a CDS encoding FecCD family ABC transporter permease has product MPAARSEGPRVSAATATPVKSPGAGPPRRTPAGPLAVGLAAALLLSLVCGVALGASDLTWGEVLRLLWAGLTGGTLGADETAAYSIVWEIRFPRTLLAAVVGAGLATTGVAVQAMVRNALADPFVLGISYGAAVGANAVILFGTFAALGIWALSVSAFASALAAMTLVYAVARSAHGLTPLRLILTGTAMSYGFSAVTTLMVFGAERGEAARSALMWLLGSLSGASWNALPIAAATVAAGLAYLALSSGRLNALAMGDETAAALGVNPERLRRELFVVTAGVTAAVVAVSGAIGFVGLMVPHLVRMLVGADHRRVLAVAPLMGAVLLVWVDILSRLLLAPAELPVGVITAVVGVPLFLVLMRRRGYAFGGR; this is encoded by the coding sequence ATGCCCGCGGCCCGATCCGAAGGACCGCGCGTGTCCGCAGCCACCGCCACGCCCGTGAAGTCTCCGGGGGCCGGTCCACCGCGCCGGACGCCTGCCGGGCCGCTCGCCGTCGGTCTTGCGGCCGCCCTGCTGCTGTCCCTCGTGTGCGGAGTGGCACTGGGAGCCTCGGATCTGACGTGGGGTGAGGTGCTGCGACTGCTGTGGGCCGGGCTGACCGGCGGGACCTTGGGCGCGGATGAGACGGCGGCCTACAGCATCGTCTGGGAGATCCGTTTCCCCCGCACCCTGCTCGCGGCCGTCGTCGGTGCGGGCCTGGCCACGACGGGCGTCGCCGTCCAGGCGATGGTGCGCAACGCGCTCGCCGACCCCTTCGTCCTCGGCATCTCCTACGGCGCGGCTGTGGGCGCCAACGCGGTGATCCTCTTCGGCACCTTCGCGGCACTCGGGATCTGGGCGCTGTCCGTCTCCGCCTTCGCCTCCGCGCTCGCGGCCATGACCCTGGTCTACGCGGTGGCCCGCAGCGCGCACGGTCTGACCCCGCTGCGGCTCATCCTCACCGGGACGGCCATGTCGTACGGCTTCTCGGCCGTCACCACCCTGATGGTGTTCGGCGCGGAACGCGGCGAGGCCGCACGGTCCGCCCTGATGTGGCTGCTGGGCAGTCTGAGCGGCGCGTCGTGGAACGCGCTGCCGATCGCGGCGGCGACGGTGGCCGCGGGGCTGGCGTATCTCGCTCTGTCCTCGGGCCGGCTCAACGCGCTGGCCATGGGCGACGAGACCGCGGCCGCGCTGGGAGTGAACCCCGAGCGGCTGCGCCGCGAGCTGTTCGTCGTCACGGCCGGGGTCACGGCCGCCGTGGTCGCGGTGAGCGGTGCGATCGGCTTCGTCGGTCTGATGGTTCCGCACCTCGTCCGGATGCTGGTCGGCGCCGACCACCGGCGGGTACTGGCTGTCGCGCCGCTGATGGGTGCGGTGCTGCTGGTGTGGGTGGACATCCTGTCCCGACTGCTGCTCGCGCCCGCCGAACTCCCGGTGGGTGTGATCACCGCTGTGGTCGGCGTGCCTCTGTTCCTGGTGCTGATGCGCCGTCGTGGCTATGCGTTCGGGGGCCGATGA
- a CDS encoding ABC transporter ATP-binding protein, giving the protein MRVDIEKLSVDIGGARLLRDIDLGVAAGQVVGLVGPNGSGKSTLLRCVYRALRPAHGVVRLDGEDLHTMDARAAARGVAALPQDSAPEFDFTVAEVVAMGRLPRQRASALGRPSASDIAVCSEALDRAGAGHLADRTFLTLSGGERQRVLMARAFAQSPRVLVLDEPTNHLDIAHQLDLLALVRDWRPPGSDRAVTVLTALHDLNLAAEYCDLLYVICEGSVVASGPPDEVLAPELLATVFGVRAHRVRHPETGALRLLFDRLPAPAQLPVAALPEAALPE; this is encoded by the coding sequence ATGCGGGTCGACATCGAGAAGCTGTCGGTCGACATCGGGGGTGCCCGCCTGCTGCGGGACATCGATCTGGGGGTCGCCGCGGGTCAGGTGGTCGGCCTCGTGGGCCCCAACGGCAGTGGCAAGTCGACCCTGTTGCGCTGTGTCTACCGGGCGCTACGGCCCGCGCACGGCGTCGTGCGTCTCGACGGCGAGGACCTGCACACCATGGACGCGCGGGCCGCGGCCCGGGGTGTCGCCGCCCTCCCTCAGGACTCGGCCCCGGAGTTCGACTTCACGGTCGCCGAGGTGGTCGCCATGGGGCGACTGCCCCGCCAGCGCGCCTCCGCGCTGGGCCGGCCGTCGGCGAGCGACATCGCGGTCTGCTCCGAGGCGCTCGACCGGGCCGGTGCGGGGCATCTGGCGGACCGAACCTTTCTCACCCTCTCCGGCGGTGAACGGCAACGGGTGCTGATGGCCCGCGCCTTCGCACAGTCACCGCGCGTACTGGTGCTCGACGAGCCGACCAACCACCTGGACATCGCCCACCAGTTGGACCTCCTGGCGCTGGTACGCGACTGGCGGCCGCCCGGCTCCGACCGTGCGGTGACCGTGCTGACCGCGCTGCACGACCTCAACCTCGCGGCGGAGTACTGCGATCTGCTGTACGTGATCTGCGAAGGCTCTGTCGTCGCCTCGGGCCCGCCGGACGAGGTGCTCGCCCCCGAACTGCTCGCCACCGTCTTCGGGGTGCGCGCCCATCGCGTCCGCCACCCCGAGACCGGCGCCCTGCGGCTGCTGTTCGACCGGCTGCCCGCGCCGGCCCAGCTCCCCGTCGCGGCGCTCCCCGAAGCCGCTCTCCCCGAATAG
- a CDS encoding ABC transporter substrate-binding protein: protein MSVMSRRRCAAFAAVLTLTLAGCGAKKSEPSDAKGDAGPVTIENCGRKVTFDKVPRRVVTNDVGITEIMFALGLEDRMAGYVMPDDKGDLNGVPWHAGYDKVPWLSKKTITREVVLDARADMVFAGWNYGFSEGDGITPDSLRKVGVDSYVLTESCRNGNEKARGIMPPLQALYTDLTNLGKLFGVEDRAAKLIADFKKRIAVVAARTPRSAERPTVFLYDSGEDKPFTAGRFAAPEEIITKAGGTSITHDLADSWTTIGWESVVEKNPDVIVINDYAQPSAEAKRKFLLSYPPLAHVAAVKNRKIFVLDYVDLVESPRNPAAIEALAAYLRTAGG from the coding sequence ATGTCCGTCATGTCCCGCCGCCGTTGCGCCGCCTTCGCCGCCGTCCTCACCCTGACGCTGGCGGGGTGCGGCGCGAAGAAGTCCGAGCCCTCCGACGCGAAGGGCGACGCCGGGCCGGTGACCATCGAGAACTGCGGGCGGAAGGTGACCTTCGACAAGGTGCCCCGGCGCGTGGTGACGAACGATGTCGGCATCACCGAGATCATGTTCGCCCTGGGTCTGGAGGACCGCATGGCCGGCTATGTGATGCCGGACGACAAGGGCGACTTGAACGGAGTGCCCTGGCACGCCGGATACGACAAGGTGCCGTGGCTCTCCAAGAAGACGATCACGCGCGAGGTGGTGCTCGACGCGCGTGCCGACATGGTCTTCGCCGGCTGGAACTACGGCTTCAGCGAGGGCGACGGCATCACGCCGGACTCGCTGCGCAAGGTCGGTGTCGACTCGTACGTCCTCACCGAGTCCTGCCGCAACGGCAACGAGAAGGCACGCGGCATCATGCCGCCGCTCCAGGCCTTGTACACCGACCTCACCAACCTCGGAAAGCTCTTCGGCGTGGAGGACCGGGCCGCGAAGCTGATCGCCGACTTCAAGAAGCGGATCGCCGTCGTCGCGGCCAGGACTCCCCGGAGTGCCGAGCGGCCCACGGTCTTCCTCTACGACAGTGGCGAGGACAAGCCGTTCACGGCGGGCCGTTTCGCCGCGCCCGAGGAGATCATCACCAAGGCGGGCGGCACGTCCATCACGCATGACCTGGCGGACTCATGGACGACGATCGGCTGGGAGAGCGTGGTCGAGAAGAACCCGGACGTCATCGTCATCAACGACTACGCGCAGCCGAGCGCCGAGGCGAAGCGGAAGTTCCTGCTGTCCTATCCCCCGCTTGCGCATGTCGCCGCGGTCAAGAACCGGAAGATCTTCGTGCTCGACTACGTGGACCTGGTGGAGAGCCCGCGCAATCCGGCGGCGATCGAGGCGCTCGCCGCGTATCTGCGGACGGCCGGCGGCTGA